The genomic region GCAGGCAACGCATGACCGGCTGTTTGCGGTGCTGGGGGAGATCCCCACAATCTCCAACCCTTTGGACTATCATACCTTCATCTGGGGCGACGGGCCCAAGACGACGGAGGTTTTCAGCGCCATGCTGGAGGCCTATGACGCGGGCCTTTACATCATCGACACCCCGCGCGCGGACCGCTGTGACCCTTCCAGCTATCAGCCGGCGCTGGATGCGATTGTTGCCGCGCAACAGGCGACCGGGAAGATTGCCTTCCCCGTTGCCCTGATCGCCGAGAACTTTGGCGAGGCGCGGGTGCAGGGGATGATGGATCAGGGCATCTGCACGCTTCTGGGTCTGGAAACCGCGCTTGCCGCGATCAAGGCCGCGCAGACCTTGCCGGGGGTGGCGGGGTGGCGGCCTGTTGCCGCTCTGCCGCCACGCGAGGGGCAGATGCTGACCGAGGCGGAAGGGAAGGCGCTGCTGGCGACTGCCGGGGTGGCGGTGCCGAAGTCGGTGACCGGGGCGACGATTGCCGATGCTGCGGCAGGGGCGGTGGGTTTGCGCCCGCCCTACGCGCTGAAGGGGCTTGGGTTTGCCCATAAGACGGAAGCCGGAGCGGTCCGGTTGGGCCTGACCTCGCTGGACGGGCAGGCTGCGATGCCGGGGGCTACCGGCTATCTGGTAGAGGAAATGGTGACAGGGGCGGTGGCCGAGGTGTTGCTGGGGCTGCGGCGTGACCCGGTCTATGGCGCGACACTGACCCTGGGCATCGGCGGCGTGACGGCCGAGGTGCTGGCCGATACCGTGACGCTGGTGCTGCCGGTGACCGAGGCCGAGGTACTGGCAGCGGCGCGGGGCTTGCGGCTTTGGCCGCTGCTGGACGGCTACCGGGGGCGACCCAAGGCGGACATGGCGGCGGTGGCTGACATCGCAGTGCGGCTTGGGGCGCTGATGCTGGCGGATGAAAGCCTTGAGGAAATCGAGATCAACCCGATCATGGTGCGCGAGACCGGCGCCGTGGCGGTGGATGCATTGGTCAGGAGGGTGTGATGCCAAACATGCAGATGCGGACCGAAGGCCCGATCAAGACGCGCCGGGAGGGGGCCATTCTGGAGGTCACTCTGAATGCGCCAAAGGCCAACGCGATCAGCCTGAAGACCAGCCGGATCATGGGATTGGCGTTCCGGGATTTTCGGGATGACGACTCCCTGCGGGTCTGCATCATCCGCGCGGCGGGGGAGAAGTTCTTCTGTCCCGGCTGGGACCTCAAGGCCGCAGCCGAAGGGGATGCGGTGGATGGCGACTATGGGGTGGGCGGGTTTGCCGGCCTGCAAGAGTTGCCGAACCTGAACAAGCCGGTGATCGCCGCCGTGCAGGGCATCTGCTGCGGCGGGGGTCTGGAATTCGCGCTGTCGGCGGACCTGATCCTGTGTTCGACGAACGCGACCTTTGCCCTGCCGGAAATCCGGTCGGGCACCGTGGCGGATGCGGCCAGCATCAAGCTGCCCAAGCGCATCCCCT from Tabrizicola piscis harbors:
- a CDS encoding carnitinyl-CoA dehydratase, whose translation is MPNMQMRTEGPIKTRREGAILEVTLNAPKANAISLKTSRIMGLAFRDFRDDDSLRVCIIRAAGEKFFCPGWDLKAAAEGDAVDGDYGVGGFAGLQELPNLNKPVIAAVQGICCGGGLEFALSADLILCSTNATFALPEIRSGTVADAASIKLPKRIPYHVAMDLLLTGRWFDAEEAQRWGIVKEVCAPEELLGKAWDLARLLESGPPLVYAAIKEVVREAENMRFQDALNRITKRQMPTVDRLYSSEDQLEGALAFAEKRDPVWKGR
- a CDS encoding acetate--CoA ligase family protein; translation: MSRLDRLLRPRHIAVLGAGWALNVIEQCRKMGFQGPVWPVHPTKDQIGGLKAYASLADLPEPPDATFIGVNRFATLDVVAELAAMGAGGAISFASGWEEAGEAGLQDRLVAAAGEMPILGPNCYGVINYLDGALLWPDQHGGVRVDRGVALVSQSSNIVINMGMQARGLPIAYVACLGNAAVVGLAELTGALLDDPRVTAVGLYIEGIDDAPAFAALAEKARAMGKGVVVIKSGKTESSRTAAASHTASLAGGGAASSAFLRQIGVAEVNTPSELIETLKIFHVHGPQIGTRICSLSCSGGEAGLVADLAAPFGIDFPPVPQATHDRLFAVLGEIPTISNPLDYHTFIWGDGPKTTEVFSAMLEAYDAGLYIIDTPRADRCDPSSYQPALDAIVAAQQATGKIAFPVALIAENFGEARVQGMMDQGICTLLGLETALAAIKAAQTLPGVAGWRPVAALPPREGQMLTEAEGKALLATAGVAVPKSVTGATIADAAAGAVGLRPPYALKGLGFAHKTEAGAVRLGLTSLDGQAAMPGATGYLVEEMVTGAVAEVLLGLRRDPVYGATLTLGIGGVTAEVLADTVTLVLPVTEAEVLAAARGLRLWPLLDGYRGRPKADMAAVADIAVRLGALMLADESLEEIEINPIMVRETGAVAVDALVRRV